A window of Jannaschia sp. M317 contains these coding sequences:
- a CDS encoding 50S ribosomal protein L25/general stress protein Ctc: MAGEIPDLVALARTGTGKGAARQARRDGMVPGVVYGGGADPMPIQVPFNDLLKKLRAGRFRATLWNLKIEGQEDVRVICRDVQRDVVKDLPTHLDLMRLRRTSKVNLFIPVEFEGVDGSPGDKKGGVLTVVRPEVELRVTAGDIPEKIVVDCSSIEIGDTITISAVTLPSGATSVIDRDFVLANMQAPSGLASQSDDDEVTETEVINQTDDTVEG; this comes from the coding sequence ATGGCTGGTGAGATTCCGGATCTCGTAGCTCTGGCACGGACGGGGACAGGCAAGGGGGCCGCTCGTCAAGCACGCCGTGATGGCATGGTTCCTGGCGTCGTTTATGGCGGCGGCGCGGACCCGATGCCCATCCAGGTGCCGTTCAACGACCTGCTGAAGAAACTGCGCGCAGGCCGCTTCCGCGCGACCCTGTGGAACCTGAAGATCGAAGGCCAGGAAGACGTCCGCGTCATCTGCCGCGACGTTCAGCGCGACGTGGTCAAGGACCTGCCGACGCACCTGGACCTGATGCGCCTGCGCCGCACGTCCAAGGTGAACCTGTTCATCCCCGTGGAATTCGAAGGCGTCGACGGCTCGCCGGGCGACAAGAAGGGCGGCGTCCTGACGGTCGTGCGTCCCGAAGTGGAACTGCGCGTCACCGCCGGCGACATCCCCGAGAAGATCGTCGTAGATTGCTCGTCCATCGAGATCGGCGACACGATCACGATCTCTGCGGTCACGCTGCCGTCGGGTGCGACGTCGGTCATCGACCGTGACTTCGTTCTGGCCAACATGCAGGCCCCGTCGGGCCTGGCCTCGCAGTCGGACGACGACGAGGTGACCGAGACCGAAGTGATCAACCAGACCGACGACACCGTCGAAGGCTGA